In a genomic window of Hyalangium gracile:
- a CDS encoding acyl-CoA dehydrogenase family protein, with protein sequence MTDADLLKEAERLQVLLAEHAAKHDRDTTFSEEGREAIVRSPLNTALLDGASWLTFGRIVAALSRGDASFGTAWLMHQGAAAALRALPEPALVSSFEAEFRKGAWFGNALGEPTSGNQFLSPQQQARRVEGGWRLSGAKRFVSGGEHARYLLTNALCDGVPGFFLIDKDESIRVEEIWDPMGMRATRSQLMHFQDTLLPESRRLRLDPSAPNAIAVGLPWISVGIAEASLDFAIRYAKERRLPPENRPIAELQWVQFSVADMSTRLEAARSLAMRSATATDQRAPDAPVLQMQAKSVANEAAVAISTAALEIAGGSGYLRSRPIERYVRDAMSGPLMAWSSAVVRDFVGKSLLGLLGPPPG encoded by the coding sequence ATGACGGATGCAGACCTTCTGAAGGAAGCGGAGCGGCTCCAGGTGTTGTTGGCGGAGCACGCCGCGAAGCACGATCGAGACACCACCTTCTCCGAGGAGGGGAGGGAGGCCATCGTCCGGTCGCCGTTGAACACGGCGCTGCTGGATGGCGCCTCCTGGCTCACCTTCGGGCGGATTGTCGCCGCCCTGTCGCGGGGAGATGCCTCCTTCGGCACGGCGTGGCTGATGCACCAGGGCGCGGCGGCCGCCCTGCGGGCCCTGCCAGAGCCCGCGCTGGTCTCCTCCTTCGAGGCCGAGTTCCGCAAGGGCGCCTGGTTCGGCAACGCCCTGGGCGAGCCCACCAGCGGCAACCAGTTCCTGTCGCCCCAGCAGCAGGCCCGCCGCGTGGAGGGAGGCTGGCGCCTCAGCGGGGCCAAGCGCTTCGTCTCGGGAGGCGAGCACGCGAGGTACCTGCTCACCAATGCCCTCTGTGACGGGGTGCCCGGCTTCTTCCTCATCGACAAGGATGAGTCCATCCGCGTGGAGGAGATCTGGGATCCCATGGGCATGCGCGCCACGCGCAGCCAGCTGATGCACTTCCAGGACACGCTCCTGCCGGAGTCCCGCCGGCTGCGGTTGGATCCCTCCGCGCCCAACGCCATCGCCGTGGGCCTGCCGTGGATCTCCGTGGGCATCGCCGAGGCGTCCCTGGACTTCGCCATCCGCTACGCCAAGGAGCGCCGGCTGCCCCCGGAGAACCGGCCCATCGCCGAGCTCCAGTGGGTCCAGTTCTCGGTGGCGGACATGAGCACCCGCCTGGAGGCCGCGCGCTCGCTGGCCATGCGCTCGGCCACCGCCACCGATCAGCGCGCGCCGGATGCCCCCGTTCTGCAGATGCAGGCCAAGTCCGTCGCCAACGAGGCGGCCGTGGCCATCAGCACCGCGGCGCTGGAGATCGCCGGAGGCTCGGGCTACCTGCGCAGCCGCCCCATCGAGCGCTACGTCCGGGACGCCATGAGCGGGCCGCTGATGGCCTGGTCCTCCGCCGTCGTCCGCGACTTCGTCGGCAAGTCGCTCCTCGGGCTGCTGGGACCGCCTCCGGGCTGA
- a CDS encoding type III polyketide synthase, which yields MPSQKLPTVLKIESAAPPQVYSQEELFNTFFKQLYESIPQAEELFRSTRVKQRHLCWGPQEAFANGSPPTSERMRRWERTVHELGLQSLPPLLQSVDRERVGSFVMASCTGYAGPTPEMMLARAMGLRKDLRRTMIGHMGCYAAFNTLKVAVDALAARPDELVLVNCTELCGLHVRPEVTKEQVVVHSLFGDASASLLLSNEEPGAGPQIIRTHTETHYETHEAMTWTVLDDGFRMTLSSYVPFILSEAVIPFLERLLGPSGLRVEDVKHWGIHPGGPKIVDFVARRLALSEQQQRASWEVLANYGNCSSSTILLILKNILEVDRPKPGEYGVFMAFGPGLTMESMLIRF from the coding sequence ATGCCCAGCCAGAAGCTGCCCACCGTGCTGAAGATCGAGTCAGCGGCTCCCCCCCAGGTCTACTCCCAGGAGGAGCTGTTCAACACCTTCTTCAAGCAGCTGTACGAGAGCATTCCCCAGGCCGAGGAGCTGTTCCGGTCCACGCGCGTCAAGCAGCGGCACCTGTGCTGGGGGCCGCAGGAGGCGTTCGCCAACGGCTCGCCGCCCACCAGCGAGCGCATGCGGCGCTGGGAGCGCACGGTGCACGAGCTGGGGCTGCAGTCGCTGCCACCGCTGCTGCAGAGCGTGGATCGCGAGCGCGTGGGCAGCTTCGTGATGGCCAGCTGCACGGGCTACGCGGGGCCCACGCCGGAGATGATGCTGGCGCGCGCGATGGGGCTGCGCAAGGACCTGCGCCGCACGATGATCGGACACATGGGCTGCTACGCGGCCTTCAACACGCTGAAGGTGGCGGTGGACGCGCTGGCGGCGCGCCCCGATGAGCTGGTGCTGGTGAACTGCACGGAGCTGTGCGGGCTCCACGTGCGGCCGGAGGTGACCAAGGAGCAGGTCGTGGTCCACTCGCTCTTCGGTGACGCGAGCGCCTCGCTGCTGCTCTCCAACGAGGAGCCCGGGGCGGGCCCGCAGATCATCCGGACGCACACGGAGACGCACTACGAGACGCACGAGGCGATGACGTGGACGGTGCTGGATGACGGCTTCCGGATGACGCTGTCGTCGTACGTGCCCTTCATCCTCTCGGAGGCGGTGATCCCGTTCCTGGAGCGGCTGCTGGGGCCCTCGGGGCTGCGGGTGGAGGACGTGAAGCACTGGGGCATCCACCCGGGCGGGCCGAAGATCGTCGACTTCGTCGCCAGGCGGCTCGCGCTCTCCGAGCAGCAGCAGCGCGCGTCGTGGGAGGTGCTGGCGAACTACGGCAACTGCTCCTCGTCGACGATCCTGCTCATCCTCAAGAACATCCTCGAGGTGGACCGCCCCAAGCCCGGCGAGTACGGAGTGTTCATGGCCTTCGGGCCGGGGCTCACCATGGAGTCGATGCTGATCCGCTTCTGA
- a CDS encoding bifunctional 3-(3-hydroxy-phenyl)propionate/3-hydroxycinnamic acid hydroxylase, whose amino-acid sequence MVPVAIVGAGPVGLTLANLLGLRGIQTVVLERNAGTVEEARAVSLDDEALRILAATGLLDTLSADMILGARATYYDSDGGILFEVEPTQPAFGYPLISLFLQPRLEAGLAEGTRRFEHVQVRFRHSVDRLTPEADGVVLEGYDADHRRFSLKASYVVGCDGGRSTVRSETGIQMVGSTYKERWLVLDAAGYTYGEPRVRFFCDPARPTVSVPIPHGCHRWEFLLQPHETDEEMLAPEKLDALLRRHIDPRSIQILRKVVYTFHARRAGRFRKGRILLAGDAAHLMPPFGGQGMCSGLRDAHNLSWKLDAVLQGRASDKLLDTYEAERSRHVREMTLGSTLLGQIVMARNRAGVSLRDAFFKMLSLSPETRLFVREARFKPPPQIQAGLLWRHLERGPWTGVMLPQPRVRTASGEVLLLDQVLGPDFTLLGLNADPSFALPAQLLARWTRLALRQLSVVRPSSRSQLRANEVVDVDGVFSSATGEKASGFCLLRPDRYVAAHFHADQAPLVSEFLERSFQSA is encoded by the coding sequence ATGGTACCGGTGGCGATCGTGGGGGCGGGCCCGGTGGGCCTCACCCTGGCCAATCTCCTGGGGCTCCGGGGCATCCAGACCGTGGTCCTCGAGCGCAACGCGGGGACGGTGGAGGAGGCCCGGGCCGTCAGCCTGGACGACGAGGCGCTGCGCATCCTCGCCGCCACGGGCCTGCTGGACACGCTCTCGGCGGACATGATCCTGGGGGCGAGGGCCACCTACTACGACAGTGACGGCGGCATCCTGTTCGAGGTCGAGCCGACCCAGCCCGCCTTCGGCTATCCGCTCATCTCCTTGTTCCTGCAGCCCAGGCTCGAGGCGGGGCTCGCCGAGGGCACCAGGCGCTTCGAGCACGTGCAGGTGAGGTTCCGCCACTCGGTGGATCGCCTCACCCCCGAGGCCGACGGCGTCGTGCTCGAGGGCTACGACGCGGACCATCGCCGCTTCTCGCTGAAGGCGAGCTACGTGGTCGGCTGTGATGGGGGGCGCAGCACGGTGCGCTCGGAGACGGGCATCCAGATGGTGGGCTCCACGTACAAGGAGCGCTGGCTGGTGCTGGATGCCGCCGGGTACACGTACGGCGAGCCTCGGGTCCGGTTCTTCTGCGATCCCGCGCGCCCGACCGTCTCCGTGCCGATACCTCACGGGTGCCACCGCTGGGAGTTCCTGCTCCAGCCCCACGAGACGGATGAGGAGATGCTGGCGCCGGAGAAGCTCGACGCGCTGCTGCGCCGACACATCGATCCGCGCTCCATCCAGATCCTGCGCAAGGTCGTCTACACGTTCCACGCGCGGCGGGCGGGGCGCTTCCGCAAGGGCCGGATCCTCCTCGCGGGGGACGCGGCCCACCTCATGCCTCCGTTTGGCGGGCAGGGCATGTGCTCGGGCCTGCGGGATGCGCACAACCTGAGCTGGAAGCTGGACGCGGTGCTCCAGGGGCGTGCGTCGGACAAGCTGCTGGACACCTATGAGGCGGAGCGCTCCCGGCACGTGCGCGAGATGACGCTGGGGTCGACGCTCCTGGGGCAGATCGTGATGGCGCGCAACCGGGCGGGAGTGAGCCTGCGCGACGCCTTCTTCAAGATGCTCTCGCTCAGCCCGGAGACCCGGCTCTTCGTGCGTGAGGCGCGCTTCAAGCCCCCGCCGCAGATCCAGGCGGGCCTGCTCTGGCGCCACCTGGAGCGAGGGCCCTGGACCGGGGTGATGCTCCCCCAGCCACGGGTGCGGACCGCGAGCGGGGAGGTGCTGCTGCTCGATCAGGTGCTGGGACCGGACTTCACGCTCCTGGGGCTGAACGCGGATCCGTCCTTCGCCCTGCCTGCCCAGCTCCTGGCGCGCTGGACGCGGCTCGCGCTGCGTCAGCTCAGCGTCGTGCGGCCCTCCAGCCGGAGCCAGCTCCGGGCCAACGAGGTGGTCGACGTGGATGGCGTGTTCTCCTCGGCGACGGGCGAGAAGGCCTCCGGCTTCTGCCTGCTGCGCCCGGACCGGTACGTCGCCGCGCACTTCCACGCGGACCAGGCTCCGCTCGTATCGGAGTTCCTCGAGCGCTCCTTCCAGTCCGCCTGA
- a CDS encoding AMP-binding protein, producing the protein MTISSPHLISGPTLNFGPGMGVHPARRHFTPSHTFTPLTRYTSVADILMERARRDPNRETFFLVDIEDKLTSVTNAGMLALAQQAASALSRRGVKRGDRVFICFDTGPAQLCAFFGCSLLGAVPVMAEPPLGFARMLSWQERARKLTADAEVKAFIVEEGLRELAEPVAAERGGLPIMGPTELMEPGEPVDVPALRPDELAFIQFSSGTTSDAKGVMVTHGALMTNATRIAEATRTQPHHLNMAWLPLYHDMGLVGTLITPMIRDLQVALMPPLSFVMKPQRWLWAIHYFKAALSQAPNFAYLLCVNKIPDEELRGLNLSFWRLAFSGAEFIDHRTLEKFQQRFAQYGFRATTHFPVYGMAESVLAATFPDPDAEPYLDVISRERLYEDGEAVPVAPEDPNAMVLVGVGRPFPGHELRIVDADGAPLPERRQGQVLLKGPSLAAGYVNQPKLTAESFRDGWLWTGDLGYVADGELFISGRMKELIIKGGRNYHPFAFETAAAQVKGCRAGSVVAFGAPDPTAGTEHVVIVFETNVEDAAEVSALCKQVEKAVYDATGLRPDRVLPAPPRTLPKTSSGKLQRGRVRDMVLAGNLPSVPPKE; encoded by the coding sequence ATGACGATCTCCAGCCCTCACCTGATCTCCGGCCCCACGCTCAACTTCGGTCCTGGCATGGGCGTCCACCCCGCGCGACGGCACTTCACGCCGAGCCACACCTTCACTCCGCTCACGCGCTACACCAGCGTGGCGGACATCCTGATGGAGCGCGCGCGGAGGGATCCGAACCGGGAGACGTTCTTCCTGGTGGACATCGAGGACAAGCTGACCTCGGTGACCAACGCGGGCATGCTGGCGCTGGCGCAGCAGGCCGCCTCGGCGCTGTCCCGGCGGGGAGTGAAGCGCGGGGATCGCGTCTTCATCTGCTTCGACACGGGCCCCGCGCAGCTGTGCGCCTTCTTCGGCTGCAGCCTGCTGGGCGCGGTGCCGGTGATGGCGGAGCCGCCGCTGGGGTTCGCGCGCATGCTGAGCTGGCAGGAGCGGGCGCGCAAGCTGACGGCGGACGCGGAGGTGAAGGCCTTCATCGTGGAGGAGGGCCTGCGCGAGCTGGCCGAGCCGGTGGCCGCCGAGCGAGGCGGGCTGCCCATCATGGGGCCCACGGAGCTGATGGAGCCCGGCGAGCCGGTGGACGTGCCCGCGCTGAGGCCGGACGAGCTGGCGTTCATCCAGTTCTCCTCGGGCACCACGTCGGATGCCAAGGGCGTGATGGTGACGCACGGGGCGCTGATGACGAACGCGACGCGCATCGCCGAGGCGACGCGCACGCAGCCCCACCACCTGAACATGGCGTGGCTGCCGCTCTACCACGACATGGGACTGGTGGGGACGCTCATCACCCCGATGATCCGGGATCTGCAGGTGGCGCTGATGCCGCCGCTGAGCTTCGTGATGAAGCCGCAGCGCTGGCTGTGGGCGATCCACTACTTCAAGGCGGCGCTGAGCCAGGCGCCGAACTTCGCCTACCTCCTGTGCGTCAACAAGATCCCCGACGAGGAGCTGCGGGGGCTGAACCTGAGCTTCTGGCGCCTGGCCTTCTCGGGGGCCGAGTTCATCGACCACAGGACGCTGGAGAAGTTCCAGCAGCGCTTCGCGCAGTACGGGTTCCGAGCCACCACGCACTTCCCGGTGTACGGGATGGCGGAGTCCGTGCTGGCCGCCACGTTCCCGGATCCGGACGCCGAGCCGTACCTGGACGTCATCTCGCGCGAGCGTCTGTACGAGGACGGCGAGGCCGTCCCGGTAGCGCCGGAGGATCCGAACGCGATGGTGCTGGTGGGCGTCGGCCGGCCGTTCCCCGGGCACGAGCTGCGGATCGTCGACGCGGACGGAGCGCCGCTTCCGGAGCGCCGTCAGGGGCAGGTGCTGCTCAAGGGGCCGTCGCTGGCCGCGGGCTACGTGAACCAGCCGAAGCTGACCGCCGAGTCGTTCCGGGACGGCTGGCTGTGGACGGGAGACCTGGGCTACGTGGCGGACGGAGAGCTCTTCATCTCCGGGCGCATGAAGGAGCTCATCATCAAGGGAGGCCGCAACTACCACCCGTTCGCCTTCGAGACCGCGGCGGCGCAGGTGAAGGGCTGCCGCGCCGGCAGCGTGGTGGCGTTCGGGGCGCCGGATCCGACTGCTGGCACCGAGCACGTCGTCATCGTCTTCGAGACGAACGTGGAGGATGCGGCCGAGGTCTCCGCGCTCTGCAAGCAGGTGGAGAAGGCAGTCTACGACGCGACGGGGCTGCGGCCGGATCGGGTGCTGCCGGCTCCGCCCAGGACGCTGCCGAAGACGAGCAGCGGCAAGCTGCAGCGCGGTCGGGTCCGGGACATGGTGCTGGCCGGCAACCTGCCTTCGGTGCCACCCAAGGAGTGA